The following proteins come from a genomic window of Edaphobacter sp. 4G125:
- a CDS encoding SUMF1/EgtB/PvdO family nonheme iron enzyme, with product MDMVGNVWQWTDEYLDEHTRAAIIRGGSHYRPSGSIWYFPEAYRNDQHGKLLLMAPSIDRSGTLGFRCVKDAQ from the coding sequence ATGGACATGGTCGGAAATGTATGGCAATGGACAGATGAGTATCTTGATGAACACACTCGCGCCGCCATTATCAGGGGGGGCAGTCACTATCGTCCGTCCGGATCGATCTGGTACTTTCCGGAGGCATATAGGAACGATCAGCACGGCAAGCTGCTTTTGATGGCTCCCAGTATTGACCGTTCCGGCACGCTTGGCTTCCGGTGTGTGAAAGATGCGCAATGA
- a CDS encoding formylglycine-generating enzyme family protein, which produces MKAKFRAMWCAARLALLVALCTAQANAQFGNPQGQLILAPPCLAMGPIVRPGAAPCTPSTHRDWLADNTHWRTERRIRIGYDGSRYNLPQLQWAQHSFIQPQMMVHDRYFYDPVAGKYTVDRYLDDLEKRYGGIDAVLIWAVYPNVGMDERNQLDMVRSMPGGVEGVKRMVADFHRRGVKVLFPMMMWDQGTKGPGTDWPTAFAEFMKEIDADGVNGDTQDGVPLAFSLAAEKAGHPLAFEPEGGPSDEALAWNVLTWGQYQYTFAPGVDKYRWLEPRHQVNIQGRWDRDKTNALQYAFFNGEGWESWENVWGIWNGVTPRDAEATRRVATIERAVAPFFASEGWEPYYPMLRYGVFSSRWPLADQTVWTIVNRNEYNVEGNQMTTPYKQGMRYFDLYHGVELKPEIKGDQAVLSFSTEGHGYGAIVATNGELDPKLKGLMEKMKEMTAKPLSSYSHEWHFLPQQMVEIAPSTRAASAPEGMIRIEGADYLFRVQGIEIEGSNDVGVDVQYAWEDSPRRFHEHSIQIKPFFIDKYPVTNAEFKKFMDATHYQPKDRLNFLEDWKDGSYPDGWGNKPVTWVSIEDAREYAKWAGKRLPHEWEWQYAAQGNDGRMFPWGNCDWLAPSRSGGSPGCSANSSALAPIQDNGRTLPPPSDVDAHPQGGVRLA; this is translated from the coding sequence ATGAAAGCTAAATTCCGAGCAATGTGGTGTGCCGCAAGGCTCGCTCTTCTCGTTGCTCTCTGCACTGCGCAGGCCAATGCGCAGTTTGGAAATCCTCAAGGCCAACTCATTCTTGCGCCACCGTGCTTAGCGATGGGTCCTATCGTGCGGCCCGGGGCCGCTCCTTGTACTCCGTCGACTCATCGCGACTGGCTCGCCGACAATACGCATTGGCGCACTGAACGTCGTATTCGTATCGGCTACGATGGATCCCGCTACAATTTGCCTCAACTTCAATGGGCGCAACATAGTTTTATACAACCACAGATGATGGTGCATGATCGCTATTTCTATGACCCAGTCGCAGGTAAATACACCGTAGATCGGTATCTCGACGATTTAGAGAAACGCTACGGTGGCATCGATGCCGTACTCATTTGGGCGGTTTATCCCAACGTAGGCATGGACGAGAGAAACCAGCTTGACATGGTGCGCTCCATGCCTGGAGGTGTTGAGGGCGTGAAGCGCATGGTGGCGGATTTTCATCGCCGAGGTGTGAAAGTTTTGTTTCCCATGATGATGTGGGACCAGGGAACGAAAGGCCCGGGAACCGACTGGCCGACGGCGTTTGCGGAATTCATGAAAGAGATTGATGCCGACGGGGTCAATGGTGACACACAGGATGGCGTGCCGCTGGCGTTCTCACTCGCTGCTGAGAAGGCGGGCCATCCATTGGCGTTTGAGCCGGAGGGTGGACCCAGCGATGAAGCTCTTGCATGGAATGTTCTTACCTGGGGCCAGTACCAATACACATTTGCTCCTGGGGTCGACAAGTACCGCTGGCTTGAACCACGTCACCAGGTCAATATTCAAGGCCGCTGGGATCGCGACAAAACCAACGCTCTGCAGTACGCCTTCTTTAACGGAGAAGGTTGGGAAAGCTGGGAAAACGTCTGGGGTATCTGGAACGGTGTTACTCCACGTGACGCAGAGGCAACGCGTCGTGTGGCAACCATCGAGCGCGCCGTGGCTCCTTTTTTCGCGAGCGAGGGATGGGAGCCGTACTACCCAATGCTGAGATACGGTGTCTTCTCAAGCCGCTGGCCATTGGCCGACCAGACGGTATGGACCATCGTGAACCGCAACGAATACAACGTCGAGGGAAATCAGATGACGACACCCTACAAGCAGGGCATGCGTTATTTCGATCTTTATCATGGCGTGGAACTCAAGCCAGAAATAAAAGGCGATCAGGCAGTGCTTTCGTTTTCGACCGAAGGTCATGGCTATGGAGCGATTGTCGCTACCAACGGCGAACTGGATCCGAAGCTGAAAGGGCTAATGGAAAAGATGAAGGAGATGACTGCTAAACCTTTGTCCAGCTATTCGCATGAGTGGCACTTCCTGCCGCAACAGATGGTAGAGATCGCACCTTCGACGCGCGCCGCTTCCGCACCAGAAGGAATGATTCGTATCGAAGGTGCCGATTATCTGTTCCGTGTGCAGGGAATCGAGATTGAGGGGAGCAACGATGTTGGCGTTGATGTTCAGTATGCATGGGAGGACAGTCCTCGTCGTTTTCATGAACACTCCATACAGATCAAGCCATTTTTCATCGATAAGTACCCAGTGACTAATGCCGAGTTCAAGAAGTTTATGGACGCTACGCATTATCAGCCTAAAGATAGGCTCAACTTTCTCGAGGACTGGAAAGATGGTTCCTATCCCGATGGATGGGGGAACAAGCCAGTCACCTGGGTGTCAATCGAAGACGCACGTGAGTATGCAAAATGGGCGGGGAAGCGGCTTCCGCATGAGTGGGAGTGGCAGTACGCCGCGCAAGGTAACGATGGCCGCATGTTTCCATGGGGCAACTGCGATTGGCTAGCGCCCTCACGGAGCGGAGGCTCGCCGGGTTGCTCTGCTAATAGCAGTGCTTTGGCACCGATCCAGGACAATGGGCGGACGCTGCCTCCTCCCAGCGATGTGGATGCCCATCCCCAGGGGGGAGTCCGTTTGGCGTAA
- the rbsK gene encoding ribokinase → MQLPAKKSIVVVGSINTDLVAVTKRIPVVGETVIASDFQIHPGGKGANQAVAVARLGYPVQLIGRLGNDTFGAELRAHLQKAGVDIAGVSTSDGVSGVAVVVVSERGDNSILVAPGANSKVTPEDLDASISILRSAGMVLAQLETPLETVEHLARICARENVPLILDPAPARELPPRIFKNIAWFTPNQTEAASYLGDKHSESSAPLPAEIAKIFLSNGCRGVVLKMGANGAYIRSQDGIGGLVPAFAVKAIDTTAAGDAFNAGFATALMLGKSPLDSARFAAAVAAICVTRTGAQPSMPSMVEVEEFIRNESNYITSEFAERS, encoded by the coding sequence ATGCAATTGCCTGCGAAAAAATCAATCGTTGTTGTCGGCAGCATCAATACAGACCTGGTAGCAGTCACTAAGAGAATTCCTGTCGTAGGCGAGACCGTCATCGCATCCGACTTTCAGATTCATCCTGGAGGTAAAGGTGCGAATCAAGCCGTCGCCGTGGCGCGACTCGGGTATCCCGTACAACTCATTGGGCGCCTGGGGAATGATACGTTCGGAGCTGAACTACGGGCCCACTTGCAAAAAGCAGGTGTCGACATAGCCGGGGTTTCTACAAGTGATGGTGTTTCCGGCGTTGCCGTGGTCGTTGTTTCAGAGCGCGGAGACAATAGCATCCTGGTTGCGCCTGGCGCCAATTCCAAAGTCACGCCTGAAGATCTTGATGCGAGCATTTCTATTTTGAGAAGTGCTGGCATGGTGCTGGCTCAACTCGAGACACCGCTCGAAACCGTTGAACATCTAGCTCGCATTTGCGCACGGGAGAATGTGCCTCTGATTCTCGACCCTGCACCTGCGAGAGAACTACCGCCGAGAATATTTAAAAACATCGCTTGGTTCACACCGAATCAGACTGAAGCAGCGTCCTATCTCGGCGATAAGCACTCTGAATCAAGTGCGCCATTACCCGCTGAAATAGCAAAAATCTTTCTTTCCAATGGTTGCCGCGGGGTCGTCCTGAAGATGGGTGCAAATGGGGCCTACATTAGATCGCAGGATGGTATTGGAGGTTTGGTTCCCGCGTTCGCTGTCAAGGCAATCGATACAACGGCTGCCGGCGATGCGTTTAATGCGGGCTTCGCGACTGCCCTCATGTTAGGCAAATCTCCCTTAGACAGTGCGAGGTTTGCCGCGGCGGTCGCAGCCATTTGCGTAACACGCACAGGCGCACAACCTTCTATGCCCAGCATGGTTGAGGTAGAGGAATTTATCAGGAACGAATCGAACTACATTACTTCCGAATTTGCGGAACGTAGTTAG
- a CDS encoding GRP family sugar transporter — MYQPETYGIALLFMILSMLCWGSWANSMKLCSGYRFQLLYWDFIVGLIVGAVLWGSTLGSMGAVGRSFYTDIAHANMHSIFLAMAGGAIFNVANLLLVAAIDIAGLAVAFPIGIGLALVVGAISSYIISPKGNSLLLFGGIALVVMAIVFDAIAYRLRETERAAMSRRGIIISLIAGLLMGMFYPFVSKSMTGEDAPGPYAILLFFAIGVSICAIPVNYLLMRFPLDGQERAFIRSYWQAPGIWHFWGALGGVIWCTGAMANFVASQANIVGPAVSYSIGQGATMISACWGVFVWREFSAAPAHSKSSLKWMFIFFLCGLTAVACAPIFP, encoded by the coding sequence ATGTATCAGCCTGAGACGTACGGTATTGCACTTCTATTCATGATCCTCAGTATGCTGTGCTGGGGATCATGGGCTAATTCCATGAAGCTTTGTTCTGGTTATCGCTTCCAGCTGCTTTACTGGGACTTCATTGTAGGACTGATTGTCGGAGCAGTTCTGTGGGGCTCAACTCTCGGAAGTATGGGAGCTGTGGGGCGGTCTTTCTATACAGACATCGCTCACGCAAATATGCATTCGATTTTCCTTGCGATGGCAGGCGGTGCCATCTTCAATGTTGCTAATCTGTTGCTCGTTGCCGCGATCGATATAGCGGGACTGGCAGTTGCATTTCCTATTGGTATTGGCTTGGCCCTTGTTGTGGGAGCCATCAGCAGTTACATCATTTCGCCCAAGGGAAATTCTTTGCTTCTCTTTGGCGGTATCGCCCTCGTGGTGATGGCTATCGTATTCGATGCCATCGCTTACAGGCTGCGTGAAACAGAACGTGCAGCTATGAGTCGTCGCGGCATCATTATTAGTTTGATCGCGGGACTTTTGATGGGTATGTTCTATCCCTTCGTTTCAAAGTCAATGACGGGAGAAGATGCACCTGGTCCTTATGCCATCTTGTTGTTCTTCGCCATTGGGGTATCGATCTGCGCTATTCCGGTGAACTATCTGCTCATGCGTTTTCCTCTTGATGGCCAAGAGCGGGCCTTCATCCGGAGCTATTGGCAAGCACCCGGGATCTGGCATTTCTGGGGCGCTCTAGGTGGCGTGATCTGGTGTACAGGAGCGATGGCCAATTTTGTGGCATCGCAGGCCAACATCGTGGGCCCTGCCGTCTCTTATTCCATTGGACAAGGTGCCACAATGATTTCGGCTTGTTGGGGCGTATTTGTCTGGCGCGAATTCAGTGCAGCTCCAGCTCATTCCAAAAGCAGTCTGAAATGGATGTTCATCTTTTTTCTCTGTGGGTTGACCGCGGTCGCTTGTGCTCCGATCTTTCCATAA
- a CDS encoding TonB-dependent receptor, translating into MNREAISHRLCLQLRLAAWLLMLVSTAVLWVNSANAQAMNAQISGRITDPTGAIIPNASIEIQNTGTGLDRTVTTSSTGEYVVPSLPVGTYKLTAVAPGFKNYARSGIILEAGQNARLDATLQIGTANETIQVTESTVQVDTSSAAIRTEIDSTQIKELPLNTRNTLQLITLVPGVGNATLPAVVINQRNGPTFNVNGSRVNGSQVSLDGAILVTGLYNRPANLTNPDSIGEFSLLTNSYGAEFGHASGGAFVAVSKAGTNRFHGSAWEFLRNDALNARNWFAPAPAAKPLLKQNQFGVAGGGPILKDKAFFFATYEGLRIHQVTLENLATITPAQRSGDFSAVSTQLHDPYKATCDANGNGPGTGTTPCNYTVANGYAGKNQIPKSEWDTMSVAFMNTYIPAPTLQPSGLWAYTDQIPTPTSGNQYTIRGDYRVTKNDQAYVRFFHMVTSAVTGPPYSAIISSKFYDNFSNSNWGTTVRDTHTFTPNLIGDFGFSDTNLSTTGTPEGTIITGAQMGAQYNTGGYNVSPLVTVSGVTSFGSGSPWFENTALKQVDAKLSWVKGRHLWQFGAMALREAEHIEWTHTNSAGNPTFSGVQTGNNWADYLIGKPISFGQYTPYYGNEHSVESGFYAQDTYKVSSRLTLTLGLRWDLFFPWVEFNHNSPTVTFDPSFHSTRFPTAPPGLAFPGDPGIPPGTIFMDKGDFAPRLGFAYDVFGDGKTSVRGGYGIFYNAPGAITMANEIEAPPFETQLVFTPNTFTDPYGGTGYTNPFPYPYLNPGKNPLWPFPAQFYSPDPNIKNAFTQQYNFNVQREFPKDFMVQVGYVGSHGDRLWNGNQANAAPYSAGGTAANAQSRRPFLPQYYAGITRIANIGFSNYNSLQITARKRFSTGYTMQFAYTFAKSLDSGSIADADGGTAQNPASPIVGEYSRSDFNQKHLLRVNGVWNLPQFENLGLAKYAVGGWMLSGIVSYSSGTPFSVTTGSAAPWLGAGRDIGALRLNATGTNPCASCGSRDSWARTGYFNTAAYGSPLLAPYTYGTFGNSGRNSLVGPSSFNTDMSAAKNFPFLKREGARIQLRADIFNLFNRVPFSNPTTSLASSVFGKITSAGAARQVQLALRLEF; encoded by the coding sequence ATGAACAGGGAAGCTATTAGTCATCGGCTATGTCTGCAGCTCCGGCTGGCCGCATGGTTATTGATGCTTGTGTCGACCGCAGTGCTTTGGGTGAATTCCGCAAATGCTCAGGCAATGAATGCCCAGATATCTGGCAGGATTACTGACCCGACCGGAGCTATCATTCCCAATGCATCGATTGAGATCCAAAATACCGGAACTGGTTTAGACCGTACCGTCACCACTTCATCGACCGGTGAATACGTAGTTCCGTCCCTGCCTGTGGGGACTTACAAGCTGACAGCTGTAGCACCGGGGTTCAAAAACTACGCTCGATCCGGAATCATCCTTGAAGCCGGGCAGAACGCCCGTTTAGATGCAACCCTGCAAATCGGAACCGCAAATGAAACCATTCAGGTTACAGAGTCGACGGTGCAGGTCGATACCAGCTCGGCGGCTATTCGTACTGAGATTGATAGCACCCAGATCAAAGAGCTTCCCCTCAATACCCGCAATACGCTGCAACTCATCACACTCGTGCCCGGAGTAGGGAACGCCACCCTGCCCGCCGTAGTAATAAACCAGCGCAACGGGCCGACATTCAACGTGAACGGAAGCCGCGTTAACGGCAGTCAAGTCTCACTTGACGGCGCTATCTTGGTGACCGGACTCTATAACCGCCCAGCGAACCTTACGAATCCTGACTCGATTGGCGAATTTTCGCTGCTTACGAATAGCTACGGCGCAGAATTTGGACACGCGTCAGGAGGAGCATTCGTAGCAGTCAGCAAAGCGGGAACCAACAGGTTCCATGGATCGGCGTGGGAGTTCTTGCGTAACGACGCGCTCAATGCGAGGAACTGGTTCGCGCCGGCTCCAGCGGCAAAACCGTTATTGAAACAAAATCAATTCGGCGTCGCTGGGGGAGGCCCCATCCTGAAGGATAAGGCCTTCTTCTTCGCCACCTACGAGGGCCTACGAATTCACCAAGTCACTCTTGAGAATCTCGCCACCATAACGCCGGCTCAACGTAGTGGAGACTTCAGCGCCGTTTCGACCCAACTCCATGACCCGTATAAAGCCACATGCGATGCAAATGGCAATGGTCCAGGTACTGGTACCACTCCCTGTAATTACACGGTCGCTAATGGGTATGCAGGTAAAAATCAGATTCCTAAGAGCGAATGGGACACAATGTCGGTGGCTTTCATGAACACCTACATACCCGCCCCAACTCTGCAACCCTCAGGGCTGTGGGCGTATACAGACCAGATACCAACTCCTACCAGCGGCAATCAATACACGATCAGAGGTGATTACCGCGTAACGAAAAACGATCAGGCGTATGTCCGTTTCTTCCATATGGTCACCTCGGCCGTAACCGGTCCTCCATATTCCGCCATCATTTCCTCTAAGTTCTACGATAACTTCTCGAACTCCAATTGGGGTACTACCGTCAGAGACACGCACACATTCACACCCAATCTGATTGGCGACTTCGGATTTTCGGACACGAATCTCTCGACCACCGGCACTCCCGAGGGAACAATCATAACGGGAGCGCAAATGGGTGCCCAGTATAATACCGGCGGATACAACGTTTCTCCGTTGGTGACAGTATCTGGCGTCACAAGCTTTGGTTCAGGGAGTCCGTGGTTTGAGAATACGGCTTTGAAACAAGTCGACGCAAAGTTGTCGTGGGTCAAAGGAAGGCACCTATGGCAGTTCGGTGCGATGGCCCTTCGTGAAGCAGAGCACATCGAATGGACCCACACAAACTCCGCAGGAAATCCAACCTTTAGTGGCGTGCAAACGGGAAACAACTGGGCCGACTATCTTATTGGGAAGCCCATTAGCTTCGGACAGTACACCCCTTATTACGGTAACGAGCATTCAGTGGAATCGGGATTCTATGCTCAAGATACTTACAAGGTATCGTCTCGGCTGACCCTGACTCTGGGCCTACGGTGGGATCTCTTCTTCCCCTGGGTCGAATTTAACCACAACTCTCCTACCGTTACTTTCGATCCCAGTTTTCATTCCACGCGATTCCCAACCGCCCCTCCAGGCCTCGCGTTTCCTGGAGATCCAGGAATCCCGCCTGGAACCATATTCATGGATAAAGGTGACTTTGCGCCGCGTCTTGGGTTTGCCTACGATGTCTTCGGCGATGGAAAGACGTCGGTTCGCGGCGGTTATGGCATCTTCTATAACGCACCCGGGGCCATCACCATGGCCAATGAAATTGAGGCGCCTCCCTTCGAGACGCAACTGGTGTTTACCCCGAATACTTTCACCGATCCCTACGGAGGGACTGGATACACGAATCCATTCCCATACCCCTACCTCAACCCCGGAAAGAATCCGCTATGGCCGTTTCCGGCGCAGTTTTACTCGCCGGACCCGAATATTAAGAATGCGTTCACGCAACAATACAATTTCAACGTGCAGCGTGAGTTCCCGAAAGACTTCATGGTGCAGGTCGGCTATGTAGGCAGTCACGGAGACCGGTTGTGGAATGGGAACCAGGCGAATGCCGCTCCGTACTCTGCGGGCGGAACGGCCGCGAATGCACAGTCGCGCCGTCCTTTCCTGCCCCAGTATTACGCCGGCATCACGAGAATCGCCAATATTGGATTCTCCAATTACAACTCCCTGCAGATCACTGCACGGAAGCGCTTTTCAACGGGTTACACCATGCAATTCGCGTACACGTTCGCGAAGTCCCTCGACTCGGGCTCCATTGCCGATGCGGATGGTGGAACCGCGCAAAATCCGGCCAGCCCCATTGTCGGCGAATATTCCAGGTCTGACTTCAATCAGAAGCATTTGTTGCGCGTCAACGGGGTTTGGAATCTTCCGCAGTTTGAAAATCTGGGACTTGCAAAATATGCCGTAGGTGGGTGGATGCTTTCAGGGATTGTGAGTTACAGCAGCGGTACTCCCTTCTCGGTGACTACCGGTTCTGCAGCTCCGTGGCTCGGAGCGGGCCGGGATATTGGAGCCCTGCGCCTGAACGCGACGGGCACGAATCCCTGTGCAAGTTGCGGTAGCCGGGACTCGTGGGCCAGAACGGGATATTTCAATACTGCAGCCTACGGCTCGCCGCTCCTTGCACCCTATACTTACGGAACCTTTGGCAACAGTGGACGCAACAGCCTTGTCGGTCCCTCGTCATTCAATACCGATATGAGCGCTGCGAAGAACTTTCCATTCTTGAAGCGTGAAGGTGCCAGGATTCAATTGCGCGCGGATATCTTCAATCTGTTCAATCGGGTGCCTTTCAGCAACCCAACAACCTCGTTAGCGTCGTCCGTTTTCGGCAAGATCACTTCCGCCGGAGCAGCAAGGCAGGTTCAGCTTGCGCTGCGGTTAGAGTTCTAG
- a CDS encoding LacI family DNA-binding transcriptional regulator, whose translation MANMHDIARMAGVSLGTVSHVLNNTAKVREPKRTRVLEAVQSVGYQPSQLARGLRRDTTNTIGMIIPDITNPFFPAVVRGAEDVAFSNGYRLILCNTDNDHSKEIIHLNELRTYLPAGLIVIPSNFSELAKQAESYRQAGTGVVCVDRLPKNWSGDSVTANNEAGAYNATRHLLQLGHTRLATITGPLHLTNSKERLAGFKRALKEAKLHLSPEYSQETSFDKQGGHAKTLILLRLIPRPTAIFAGNDLIALGALLAVREVGLRCPEDVSIMGFDDLDLAETTNPSLSSVSQSGYQLGTTAARLLLDRRQGDDSPAKHVVLETLLKLRHSAAPPPQTLQASSSMVRHRGSKRKRT comes from the coding sequence ATGGCCAACATGCATGATATCGCCAGAATGGCAGGGGTCTCTCTAGGCACGGTCTCCCATGTGCTCAACAATACGGCTAAAGTTCGAGAACCAAAGCGCACCCGTGTGCTTGAAGCTGTTCAATCGGTTGGATATCAGCCTAGCCAACTGGCACGCGGTCTACGACGCGATACAACCAACACGATCGGGATGATTATTCCCGATATTACGAATCCTTTCTTCCCTGCCGTCGTTCGGGGTGCCGAAGATGTGGCCTTCTCGAACGGATATCGTCTGATCCTCTGCAACACGGATAACGATCACTCCAAAGAGATCATTCATCTGAACGAGTTGAGGACCTACCTGCCAGCCGGCCTCATCGTAATTCCGTCGAATTTCAGCGAACTTGCGAAACAGGCGGAGTCATACCGGCAAGCCGGTACGGGAGTGGTGTGCGTCGACCGGCTTCCCAAAAACTGGAGCGGTGACAGTGTCACAGCAAATAACGAGGCAGGAGCTTACAACGCAACTCGACATTTGCTTCAACTGGGGCACACCAGGCTGGCAACTATCACGGGGCCTCTACACCTTACCAACTCGAAGGAGCGGCTGGCAGGTTTCAAGCGCGCACTAAAGGAAGCAAAACTTCATTTGTCTCCGGAGTACTCCCAGGAGACAAGTTTCGATAAGCAAGGAGGACATGCCAAGACTCTTATTTTGTTGCGTCTGATTCCGAGACCGACCGCAATCTTCGCTGGCAATGACTTGATTGCATTGGGAGCCTTGCTGGCTGTTCGTGAAGTAGGTCTTCGCTGTCCCGAGGATGTCTCCATTATGGGCTTCGATGATCTTGATCTGGCCGAAACCACAAATCCTTCCCTCTCGTCTGTTTCCCAGTCAGGCTACCAACTTGGTACGACTGCTGCCCGCTTGTTGCTTGATCGTAGACAAGGCGACGATAGTCCCGCAAAACACGTTGTTCTTGAGACGTTGCTAAAACTGAGGCACTCGGCGGCGCCCCCGCCTCAGACATTGCAGGCAAGTTCGTCGATGGTGAGGCACCGCGGAAGTAAACGAAAGCGTACTTGA
- the uxaC gene encoding glucuronate isomerase, which translates to MLESMRLFPSEPAARAVAAKLYETVRDLPIISPHGHTDPAWFAKDEAFPNPAALFIQPDHYIFRMLYSQGVSLESLGIPQVDGQQKADPREVWRIFAKHYYLFRGTPTRLWLDYSFSTLFGLKERLSEKNADQYYDVISRALETPEFRPRALFERFNIEVLSTTDSPLDTLEHHKAIRESGWKGRVLPTFRPDAVIDAEYVNFVQNIEELGEVTGENVGTYKGYLNALRNRRQFFKSLGATATDHGHLTAMTADLDAAAVEALYQRILSGRSTPEEQQLFQGQMLTEMAGMSVEDGLTMQLHPGSIRNHNMQVYEKFGRDKGADIPSPTEYVRNLRPLLNKYGNDLRLTFILFTLDESTYSRELAPLAGHYPSLRLGPPWWFHDSPEGMMRFRELATETAGFYNTVGFNDDTRAFLSIPSRHDVARRIDCAFLGRLVAEHRLEEAEAHEVVLDLTVNLVKKAYKL; encoded by the coding sequence ATGCTTGAGTCTATGCGGTTATTTCCATCTGAGCCTGCGGCTCGCGCGGTTGCGGCAAAGCTCTACGAAACGGTTCGCGATCTTCCGATCATCTCTCCTCATGGCCATACTGATCCGGCCTGGTTTGCGAAGGATGAAGCGTTTCCCAATCCAGCGGCACTTTTCATTCAGCCGGATCATTACATCTTCCGGATGCTTTACTCGCAGGGGGTCTCTCTGGAGTCTCTTGGAATTCCTCAGGTCGATGGACAGCAGAAGGCCGATCCACGAGAGGTCTGGCGCATCTTTGCCAAGCACTATTATCTCTTTCGCGGAACGCCGACGCGCTTGTGGCTGGACTACTCCTTCAGTACTCTCTTTGGCTTGAAGGAGAGGCTGAGCGAAAAGAACGCCGACCAGTACTACGATGTCATCTCCCGCGCCCTAGAGACACCGGAGTTCCGCCCGCGCGCTCTTTTTGAGCGGTTTAACATCGAGGTGCTTTCGACTACGGATTCACCTCTCGATACTCTCGAGCATCACAAGGCCATCCGCGAATCAGGATGGAAAGGACGAGTATTACCTACCTTCCGCCCTGATGCGGTGATCGATGCCGAGTACGTCAACTTTGTTCAGAACATCGAAGAACTTGGCGAGGTTACTGGCGAGAACGTCGGTACCTATAAAGGCTATCTGAATGCCCTGCGTAATCGTCGCCAATTCTTCAAGTCCCTGGGTGCTACGGCGACCGATCATGGACATCTCACCGCAATGACTGCTGATCTTGACGCCGCTGCTGTGGAGGCACTTTATCAACGCATTCTCTCCGGCCGTTCTACTCCTGAAGAGCAGCAGTTGTTTCAGGGGCAGATGCTGACGGAGATGGCAGGTATGTCGGTCGAAGATGGCCTTACGATGCAGCTGCATCCGGGCAGCATTCGCAACCATAATATGCAGGTATACGAGAAGTTTGGACGCGATAAAGGTGCCGATATCCCCTCGCCGACGGAGTATGTTCGCAACCTGCGCCCACTGCTCAACAAGTATGGAAACGATCTGCGGTTGACTTTCATCCTGTTTACGTTGGACGAATCGACCTACTCGCGTGAGTTGGCACCGCTTGCCGGACACTATCCGTCACTTAGATTAGGACCGCCGTGGTGGTTCCACGATTCGCCGGAGGGAATGATGCGCTTCCGTGAACTGGCTACAGAAACAGCTGGCTTCTACAATACGGTTGGCTTCAATGACGATACTCGGGCTTTCCTCTCGATTCCATCCCGGCATGATGTCGCCCGCCGGATCGACTGCGCCTTTCTGGGCCGCCTGGTGGCTGAACATCGACTGGAAGAAGCGGAGGCCCACGAGGTTGTGTTAGATCTGACGGTCAACCTGGTCAAGAAGGCCTATAAGCTATAA
- a CDS encoding MBL fold metallo-hydrolase, whose product MIHEILPVGLLQCNCSILGDEISREAIVIDPGDDIPSIQAILQRHGLTVKSIVITHAHIDHIAGAQRLKQLTGSPIYYNENDLPLVKMMDIQASWLQMPTPEVAPPDGSLQDGQTISISGISGTVLHTPGHTQGSICLYLPEHSLLIAGDTLFAGSIGRTDLPGGDTGQLLRSIHSSLLPLPDQIKVVPGHGPNTTIGEEREDNPFLQTK is encoded by the coding sequence ATGATCCACGAGATCCTTCCCGTCGGCCTGCTCCAGTGCAACTGCTCCATTCTGGGAGACGAAATCTCCCGCGAAGCCATCGTCATCGATCCCGGCGACGACATTCCGTCTATCCAGGCCATACTCCAGCGCCATGGCCTTACCGTTAAGTCCATCGTCATCACCCATGCCCATATTGACCACATCGCCGGAGCACAACGTCTCAAGCAGCTCACCGGGTCCCCCATCTACTACAACGAGAACGATCTCCCCTTGGTCAAGATGATGGACATCCAAGCCTCATGGCTCCAGATGCCCACCCCCGAGGTCGCTCCACCCGACGGCTCGCTTCAGGACGGCCAGACGATCTCCATCTCCGGCATCTCTGGAACCGTGCTCCATACCCCTGGCCACACCCAGGGCAGCATCTGTCTCTACCTACCCGAACACTCCCTCCTGATCGCCGGGGACACTCTCTTCGCCGGATCCATCGGCCGAACCGACCTTCCCGGAGGAGATACTGGACAGCTCCTGCGCTCCATTCACTCCAGCCTTCTCCCACTCCCCGACCAGATCAAAGTTGTCCCCGGTCACGGTCCCAACACCACGATCGGGGAGGAACGAGAAGACAATCCGTTTCTTCAAACTAAATAA